One genomic window of Borreliella burgdorferi B31 includes the following:
- the ung gene encoding uracil-DNA glycosylase codes for MKVKIEESWKEVLNNEFNKEYFKKLVKFIKHEYKTKNGKIFPPPKLIFNAFNSLPFKDIKVVIIGQDPYHGKNQANGLAFSVDSKIKIPPSLQNIFKEIEKSLKIKTIPNGDLKRWAIQGVFLINTILTVEEGKPSSHKAIGWEIFTDEVIKIISKNLKNIVFMLWGNLARSKKGLIDPTKHLILETSHPSPYSANNGFLGSNHFSSALDYLKKHNKNIINFQ; via the coding sequence ATGAAAGTAAAAATTGAAGAATCTTGGAAAGAAGTTTTAAACAATGAATTTAACAAAGAGTACTTTAAAAAGCTCGTGAAATTTATTAAACATGAATATAAAACAAAAAATGGAAAAATATTTCCTCCCCCAAAACTCATATTCAATGCTTTTAATTCTTTACCATTTAAAGACATAAAAGTGGTAATAATTGGACAAGATCCATACCATGGAAAAAACCAAGCAAATGGACTTGCTTTTTCTGTAGATTCAAAAATTAAAATTCCACCATCTTTGCAGAACATATTTAAAGAAATAGAAAAAAGCTTAAAAATAAAAACCATCCCAAACGGAGATTTAAAAAGATGGGCAATTCAAGGTGTATTTCTAATAAATACAATTTTAACAGTCGAAGAAGGCAAACCTTCTTCTCACAAAGCTATTGGGTGGGAAATTTTTACAGATGAAGTAATAAAAATAATCTCTAAAAATTTGAAAAACATTGTGTTTATGCTTTGGGGCAATTTAGCAAGAAGTAAAAAAGGGCTAATTGACCCAACAAAGCATCTAATTCTTGAAACAAGTCACCCATCTCCATATTCAGCAAACAATGGATTTTTAGGATCAAATCATTTTAGCAGTGCTTTAGATTATTTAAAAAAACACAATAAAAACATAATAAACTTTCAATAA
- a CDS encoding tetratricopeptide repeat protein: protein MNFNWFLMLFLFNFSVLLGSDTTALGHYQRANEYYLSKRYYDAIDELVEAIKINPNYYEAYKFIASIYYSLKIYTQAQFFIEKASKMSNEDTEYKILYANILLKNDKIDQAKKIYSEVLVKQRNNIDALVGLASIFEKNGLFIAAANYYLSILDYSQNNYSAFEHLIDIYQRLGMHDKIRHLINKVRVNFLSFPDFHKRVAEFYISINNLGLAEKYALNYLALIESSYKDFGVVDAYRLLALVYLHEFKYEDAIEALQKAILVNKDSDELYYLLGYSYLRFGDIEKAILNLERAKNLKKDLEFYNIALEESFFASNFRNFLKNNSNARISKHYENEGLKAFKSLNLNKALFNAKNAVDIWPDNDSARFLLSKIYKLMNLDIMAYEQLFYLAKQRNSTDSRILDFYDVVSFDVRKSLFYKYGYKSIADFNKLYDDRVVYKMAIFTQSENKFFGANDLILRYAERVLERNLNMEIVNYNFDYNKNRDYLINNFSEGFSYSRNNNLDLFLIFDFKADILKNTATLVVNIFSGKTGIKLVSFSYDVGGVNYLSNALNSLSKDFHDYLPKKGKILQIKNDDALINLGQVNGVVKGDVFLILKEGALNSDTRDSGFIVYKKSDILGEILIEDISDYISRGIVKSSTFLKDYVQEGATVLIKR, encoded by the coding sequence ATGAATTTTAATTGGTTTTTAATGTTATTCCTTTTTAATTTTAGTGTTCTATTAGGAAGTGATACTACAGCATTAGGACATTATCAAAGGGCTAATGAGTATTATTTATCTAAAAGGTATTATGATGCTATTGATGAGCTTGTTGAGGCTATAAAAATTAATCCCAATTATTATGAAGCTTATAAATTTATTGCATCAATTTACTATTCCCTTAAGATATATACTCAAGCACAATTTTTCATAGAGAAAGCCTCTAAAATGTCCAATGAAGACACTGAATATAAAATTCTTTATGCAAATATATTGTTAAAAAACGATAAAATTGATCAAGCAAAAAAAATCTATTCTGAGGTTTTAGTCAAACAAAGGAATAATATTGATGCTTTGGTTGGACTTGCTTCAATTTTTGAAAAAAATGGATTATTTATAGCTGCTGCTAATTATTATTTATCTATTCTTGATTATAGTCAAAATAATTATAGTGCTTTTGAGCATCTTATTGACATTTATCAAAGGCTAGGAATGCATGACAAGATTAGACATTTGATAAATAAAGTCAGGGTAAATTTTTTATCTTTTCCAGATTTTCATAAAAGAGTCGCTGAATTTTATATTAGTATTAATAATTTGGGGCTTGCTGAAAAGTATGCTTTAAATTATTTGGCTTTAATTGAAAGCTCTTACAAAGATTTTGGAGTTGTTGATGCGTATCGATTGCTTGCGCTTGTTTATTTGCATGAATTTAAATATGAGGATGCAATAGAAGCATTGCAGAAAGCTATTTTAGTTAATAAAGATTCTGATGAGCTTTATTATTTATTGGGGTATTCTTACTTAAGATTTGGAGATATTGAAAAGGCTATTTTAAATTTAGAGCGAGCTAAAAATCTCAAAAAAGATTTAGAATTTTATAATATTGCTCTTGAGGAGAGTTTTTTTGCATCTAATTTTAGAAATTTTTTGAAAAATAATTCCAATGCTAGAATTTCTAAGCATTATGAAAATGAGGGGCTTAAAGCTTTTAAATCTTTAAATTTAAACAAAGCATTGTTTAATGCAAAAAATGCTGTTGATATTTGGCCTGATAATGATAGTGCTAGGTTTTTGCTTTCAAAAATATACAAGCTTATGAATTTAGATATTATGGCATATGAGCAGCTTTTTTATTTAGCAAAACAAAGAAATTCTACTGATTCTAGAATTTTAGATTTTTACGATGTTGTGTCTTTTGATGTTAGAAAGTCTTTATTTTATAAATATGGATACAAAAGCATTGCTGATTTTAATAAGCTTTACGATGACAGAGTGGTTTATAAAATGGCTATTTTTACTCAAAGTGAGAATAAGTTTTTTGGGGCAAATGATTTGATATTGAGATACGCTGAAAGGGTGCTTGAGCGTAATTTAAATATGGAAATAGTTAACTATAATTTTGATTACAATAAAAATAGAGACTATCTGATTAATAATTTTTCTGAAGGGTTTTCTTATTCAAGAAATAATAATTTGGATTTATTTTTAATTTTTGATTTTAAGGCAGATATTTTGAAAAATACAGCTACCTTGGTAGTGAATATTTTTTCAGGTAAAACAGGGATTAAGCTTGTTTCTTTCTCTTATGATGTGGGAGGTGTTAATTATTTAAGCAATGCTTTAAATTCTCTTTCAAAAGATTTTCATGATTATTTGCCCAAAAAAGGAAAGATTCTTCAAATTAAAAATGACGATGCTCTTATTAATCTTGGCCAAGTAAACGGTGTTGTAAAAGGCGATGTTTTTTTGATTCTTAAAGAAGGTGCTTTAAACAGTGATACTAGAGATTCTGGTTTTATTGTTTACAAAAAATCAGATATTTTAGGCGAGATTTTAATTGAGGATATAAGTGATTATATTTCTAGAGGCATTGTAAAATCTTCTACCTTTTTAAAGGATTATGTTCAAGAAGGAGCCACTGTGCTTATAAAAAGATAG
- a CDS encoding hemolysin family protein, producing the protein MLGFFNFKNKKKKKGSPENDLEDKSNIETSLIKNFNALKETVVKEIMIPRIGVIFVDYAKSKDELLKVVTSSSHSRFPVYHGTIDNIVGIIHTRDILLHMCKKDFYEIDLKDIMRKVMFVPESKKTDSLLKEFQENHVHIAIVVDEYGGVSGLVTLEDILEEIVGDIQDEFDNELDEIVRLDDGSYLCDARILIEDLNEKLNLNLPNGDFDTLGGFVYDLFGRIPLKNEKVEYNNLVFSIKNMHQRNIKVIKISEKEGL; encoded by the coding sequence ATGTTGGGATTTTTTAATTTTAAAAACAAAAAGAAGAAAAAAGGAAGCCCAGAAAATGATCTTGAAGATAAGTCGAATATTGAAACTTCTTTGATAAAAAACTTCAATGCGCTTAAAGAGACTGTTGTAAAAGAGATTATGATTCCTAGGATAGGAGTTATATTTGTTGATTATGCTAAGAGCAAGGACGAGCTTTTAAAAGTTGTAACATCTAGCAGTCATTCAAGATTTCCTGTGTATCATGGTACCATTGACAATATTGTTGGGATAATTCATACAAGAGACATACTATTACATATGTGTAAAAAAGATTTCTACGAAATAGACTTAAAAGATATTATGCGAAAGGTCATGTTTGTCCCCGAAAGCAAAAAAACAGACTCTCTTTTAAAAGAATTTCAAGAAAATCATGTTCATATTGCAATTGTGGTTGATGAGTATGGTGGGGTTTCGGGGCTTGTAACTCTTGAAGATATTCTTGAAGAGATAGTAGGTGACATTCAAGATGAATTTGACAATGAGCTTGATGAAATAGTTCGTCTTGATGATGGATCTTATCTTTGTGATGCAAGAATTTTAATAGAGGATTTAAATGAGAAACTTAATTTAAATTTGCCAAATGGAGACTTTGATACTCTTGGCGGTTTCGTTTATGATCTTTTTGGGAGGATTCCTTTGAAAAATGAAAAGGTGGAATATAACAATTTGGTTTTTTCGATTAAAAATATGCATCAAAGAAATATTAAGGTGATAAAGATTTCCGAGAAGGAAGGTTTATGA
- the tpiA gene encoding triose-phosphate isomerase: protein MRKTFLAGNWKMHYTSAEASIVAKKIATEVKTLKDDVVIMITPPFTALSKVSECIKGSNILLGAQNMSYMESGARTSEISPSMLLEFGVEYVILGHSECRLYLAETDEIINKKILAGLKHPFKYLILCVGETLDERDSGKTLEVVLNQVKKGLNCVSESDIQRIILAYEPVWAIGTGKTATKEEAEEVHKAIRLEITKLYSKSASDNIIIQYGGSVNSNNVKELMNEPNIDGALIGGASLKAESFLSIINNVL, encoded by the coding sequence ATGAGAAAAACATTTTTAGCGGGAAATTGGAAAATGCATTATACAAGTGCAGAAGCTTCTATTGTTGCAAAAAAAATTGCAACTGAGGTTAAGACCTTAAAAGATGATGTTGTAATAATGATAACTCCCCCATTTACGGCTTTATCTAAGGTTTCAGAATGTATTAAGGGTAGTAACATTCTCCTTGGTGCTCAAAATATGTCTTATATGGAAAGTGGAGCAAGGACAAGTGAAATTTCACCTTCAATGCTTTTAGAATTTGGAGTAGAATATGTTATACTTGGTCATTCTGAATGTAGGTTGTATTTAGCAGAAACAGATGAAATAATAAATAAAAAGATTCTTGCAGGACTTAAGCATCCTTTCAAATACTTAATTCTTTGTGTTGGAGAAACTCTTGATGAAAGAGATTCTGGAAAAACTTTAGAGGTTGTTTTAAATCAGGTTAAAAAGGGGTTAAATTGTGTTTCTGAATCAGATATTCAAAGGATAATTTTAGCTTACGAACCTGTTTGGGCAATTGGAACGGGTAAAACCGCAACTAAAGAAGAGGCAGAAGAGGTTCATAAGGCAATTAGGCTTGAGATTACGAAGCTTTATTCAAAGTCAGCTTCAGACAATATTATAATTCAGTATGGAGGCTCTGTTAATTCAAACAATGTAAAAGAGCTTATGAATGAGCCTAATATTGATGGTGCGCTAATAGGTGGAGCATCTTTAAAGGCCGAATCTTTTTTATCTATAATTAACAATGTTCTTTAG
- the trxA gene encoding thioredoxin has protein sequence MAISLTEEDFVVKVFDYKNDKEWSFRGDRPAIIDFYANWCGPCKMLSPIFEKLSKKYENSIDFYKVDTDKEQDISSAIGVQSLPTILFIPVDGKPKVSVGFLQEDAFENIIKDFFGF, from the coding sequence ATGGCTATTTCTTTAACCGAAGAAGATTTTGTTGTTAAAGTTTTTGATTATAAAAATGATAAAGAGTGGAGTTTTAGAGGTGATAGACCCGCAATAATTGATTTTTATGCTAATTGGTGTGGTCCATGTAAAATGCTTTCTCCGATTTTTGAAAAACTTTCTAAAAAGTACGAGAATAGCATTGATTTTTACAAAGTAGATACAGATAAGGAACAAGATATTTCTTCTGCGATTGGAGTACAAAGTCTTCCAACTATTCTTTTTATTCCTGTTGATGGCAAGCCAAAGGTTTCTGTTGGCTTTTTGCAAGAAGATGCTTTTGAAAACATAATTAAGGATTTTTTTGGTTTTTAG
- the bpuR gene encoding transcriptional regulator BpuR produces the protein MGERGEVYSEKLFTESERTYFFNVKENRKGDYFLNIVESKRSPSGDFERHSIFVYEENINEFESNLLKAIAVIKQKVSTGSVGSSARHNKGYGEYGERSKLDDSRFDKKSHLSGGRFKKKDY, from the coding sequence ATGGGAGAGAGAGGGGAAGTATACTCTGAAAAACTATTTACAGAGTCTGAGAGAACTTATTTTTTTAATGTCAAGGAAAATAGAAAAGGAGATTATTTTTTAAATATTGTAGAGAGCAAAAGAAGTCCAAGTGGAGATTTTGAAAGACATTCTATTTTTGTATATGAAGAGAATATAAATGAGTTTGAATCCAATTTGCTTAAGGCAATAGCGGTTATTAAGCAGAAAGTATCTACGGGGTCCGTTGGCTCTTCTGCAAGGCATAATAAAGGGTATGGTGAATATGGGGAGAGATCTAAATTAGACGATTCTAGATTTGATAAGAAATCTCATTTATCAG
- a CDS encoding phosphoglycerate kinase: MSIKTVKDFSSFAGKRALVRCDFNVPLKEGSISDDTRIRAALSTIEYLKERGARIVLVSHLGRPDGKKNPKYSLKPVANRLSELLGQDVKMLSDCIGSEVVNSTLQMKDGDVVLLENVRFYAEEEKNDKNFAKKLSENGDVFVNDAFGAAHRAHASTVGVADYLPSVGGFLMEKEDKFLGGILKNPERPFVSIIGGSKVSSKIAVLESLLSKSNVVVIGGGMAYTFLHSEGYSIGKSLLEDEYIGIASSFLKKAKELGVKVILPLDHIVADDFNKNSIPEYIDSFNIPENKIGMDIGANTLKEIENVVKTAKTIIWNGPLGVFEFDSFSKGTAKVAEMVASCSGLTVVGGGDSVAAVNKFNLSDKITHVSTGGGASLEYLEGRILPGIKVLEN, encoded by the coding sequence ATGTCAATAAAAACAGTAAAAGACTTTAGTAGCTTTGCGGGCAAGCGAGCTTTAGTAAGATGTGATTTTAATGTTCCCCTAAAAGAGGGGAGCATTAGCGATGATACTAGAATTAGGGCAGCATTGTCTACAATAGAGTATCTAAAAGAAAGAGGAGCTAGGATTGTGCTTGTAAGTCATTTGGGTAGACCAGATGGAAAGAAAAATCCTAAATATTCTCTTAAGCCGGTTGCCAATAGGTTGTCAGAGCTTTTAGGCCAAGATGTCAAGATGCTTTCTGATTGTATTGGAAGTGAGGTTGTAAATAGTACCTTGCAAATGAAGGATGGGGATGTTGTATTGCTTGAAAATGTAAGGTTTTATGCAGAAGAAGAGAAAAACGATAAAAATTTTGCAAAAAAACTTTCTGAAAATGGAGATGTTTTTGTAAATGATGCTTTTGGCGCAGCTCATAGAGCTCATGCTTCAACTGTGGGAGTTGCTGATTATTTGCCGTCTGTTGGTGGATTTTTAATGGAAAAAGAAGATAAATTTCTTGGTGGAATATTAAAAAATCCCGAAAGGCCATTTGTTTCAATTATTGGTGGTTCTAAGGTTTCTTCAAAGATTGCGGTACTAGAATCACTTTTGTCAAAGTCTAATGTAGTTGTGATTGGCGGTGGAATGGCTTATACTTTTTTGCATTCCGAAGGATATTCTATAGGCAAATCTCTTTTAGAGGACGAATATATTGGTATAGCATCTTCTTTTTTAAAGAAAGCAAAAGAGCTGGGCGTTAAAGTAATTTTACCACTTGATCATATTGTAGCTGATGATTTTAACAAAAATTCAATTCCTGAGTATATTGACTCCTTTAATATTCCTGAAAACAAGATTGGCATGGATATTGGAGCTAATACTTTAAAAGAAATTGAAAATGTTGTGAAAACTGCCAAAACTATAATTTGGAATGGTCCTCTTGGTGTATTTGAATTTGATTCATTTTCAAAAGGGACTGCTAAGGTTGCCGAAATGGTAGCATCTTGCTCAGGTTTAACCGTTGTTGGTGGTGGAGATTCTGTTGCAGCTGTTAATAAATTTAATTTATCTGATAAGATTACTCATGTTTCAACGGGCGGTGGTGCATCGCTTGAATATCTTGAAGGGAGAATTTTGCCGGGTATTAAGGTTTTGGAGAATTAA
- the ybeY gene encoding rRNA maturation RNase YbeY, with translation MSKSDLNLLVENIKFEHLNVFYDFVVSVLNALSISDFELSVILCDNAYIQELNNKFRNKNEPTDVLSFNYNEHNELNEDLVDGINYKIQGDLVISFEYLKFSAQEFNVEIYEELQRVTIHGILHLMGYKHETNDFQKEGMLILQENILKENKRVF, from the coding sequence TTGTCCAAATCTGATTTGAATTTATTGGTAGAAAATATTAAATTTGAACATCTTAATGTTTTTTATGATTTTGTTGTATCTGTTTTGAATGCTCTTTCCATTAGCGATTTTGAACTTTCAGTTATTCTTTGTGATAATGCTTATATACAAGAATTGAATAATAAATTTAGAAACAAGAACGAGCCAACTGATGTTCTTTCTTTTAATTATAATGAACATAATGAGCTTAACGAAGATTTGGTTGATGGCATAAATTATAAAATACAAGGAGATCTTGTAATATCTTTTGAATATTTAAAATTCAGCGCTCAAGAGTTTAATGTTGAAATTTATGAAGAACTTCAACGTGTTACTATTCATGGGATTTTGCATTTAATGGGATATAAACATGAAACTAATGATTTTCAAAAGGAAGGTATGTTGATTCTTCAAGAAAATATCTTAAAAGAAAATAAAAGGGTATTTTAG
- the gap gene encoding type I glyceraldehyde-3-phosphate dehydrogenase: protein MKLAINGFGRIGRNVFKIAFERGIDIVAINDLTDPKTLAHLLKYDSTFGVYNKKVESRDGAIVVDGREIKIIAERDPKNLPWAKLGIDVVIESTGVFSSATSDKGGYLDHVNHAGAKKVILTVPAKDEIKTIVLGVNDHDINSDLKAVSNASCTTNCLAPLAKVLHESFGIEQGLMTTVHAYTNDQRILDLPHSDLRRARAAALSIIPTSTGAAKAVGLVLPELKGKLNGTSMRVPVPTGSIVDLTVQLKKKDVTKEEINSVLRKASETPELKGILGYTEDPIVSSDIKGNSHSSIVDGLETMVLENGFAKILSWYDNEFGYSTRVVDLAQKLVK from the coding sequence ATGAAATTGGCTATTAATGGCTTTGGGCGTATTGGTAGAAATGTTTTTAAGATTGCTTTTGAAAGAGGAATTGATATTGTCGCAATAAATGATTTAACAGATCCTAAAACTCTTGCACATCTTTTAAAGTATGATTCGACTTTTGGAGTATATAATAAAAAAGTTGAGTCAAGAGATGGTGCCATTGTTGTGGATGGAAGAGAAATAAAAATTATTGCTGAGAGAGACCCAAAAAATCTTCCTTGGGCAAAGCTTGGAATTGATGTTGTAATTGAGTCAACAGGTGTTTTTTCATCAGCAACTAGTGATAAAGGGGGATATCTTGATCATGTGAATCATGCTGGGGCTAAGAAAGTTATTTTAACAGTTCCTGCTAAAGACGAGATTAAAACAATAGTTCTTGGTGTAAATGATCACGATATTAATTCTGATTTAAAGGCTGTGTCAAATGCTTCATGTACAACCAATTGCTTGGCTCCTCTTGCAAAAGTACTTCATGAATCATTTGGAATTGAACAAGGACTTATGACAACAGTTCATGCTTATACTAATGATCAAAGAATTTTGGATCTTCCTCATTCTGATCTTAGACGGGCAAGAGCTGCTGCACTTTCTATTATTCCAACTTCAACCGGTGCTGCAAAAGCAGTTGGACTTGTTTTGCCCGAACTTAAGGGTAAGTTGAATGGTACTTCAATGAGGGTGCCTGTGCCAACAGGTTCAATAGTTGACCTTACAGTTCAACTTAAGAAAAAGGATGTTACAAAAGAAGAGATTAATTCTGTGCTCAGGAAGGCATCAGAAACGCCTGAGCTTAAAGGTATTTTGGGGTACACGGAAGATCCAATTGTATCTTCAGATATAAAGGGGAATTCTCATTCTTCTATTGTTGATGGTCTTGAGACAATGGTTCTTGAAAATGGATTTGCAAAGATATTGTCATGGTATGACAATGAGTTTGGATATTCTACAAGAGTGGTTGATCTTGCTCAAAAATTGGTAAAATAA
- a CDS encoding queuosine precursor transporter, translating to MFDLSLWTGMFLFIYTALGILYRFFGKSGLFCFNAIISTMSNIIILRNLKIFGMSLNLSGITFLSAAFSLNLMVEKYSKKEATKSVVLSLLLNITFTIMLYFTILFNHNKLDTADIHLKILFNNSTYILTILIGTYVFFLSQYTNILLYNYLKQIKIKSLWIIHPLSRLISGYLANFLVSISINTILKFYPETKNIELTKGSLIITLIIIAIDTIFYLFINSWKKIKEA from the coding sequence ATGTTTGATTTAAGCTTGTGGACAGGAATGTTTCTATTTATATATACAGCATTGGGAATTCTTTACCGATTTTTTGGAAAATCTGGGCTTTTTTGTTTCAATGCAATTATTTCAACAATGTCAAACATTATAATATTAAGAAATTTAAAAATATTTGGAATGTCCTTAAATTTATCAGGCATTACCTTTTTATCAGCAGCATTCTCTTTAAACTTAATGGTAGAAAAATACAGCAAAAAAGAAGCAACAAAATCCGTGGTATTGAGTCTTTTGCTAAACATAACTTTTACAATTATGCTTTATTTTACGATACTATTCAATCATAATAAATTAGACACCGCAGATATTCATCTTAAAATACTGTTTAATAACTCTACATACATTTTAACAATATTAATTGGAACGTATGTGTTTTTTCTATCCCAATATACAAACATCTTACTATATAATTATTTAAAGCAAATAAAAATAAAATCTTTATGGATCATTCATCCTCTATCAAGACTAATTTCTGGATATCTGGCTAATTTTCTAGTTTCAATATCTATAAATACAATACTTAAATTCTACCCTGAAACAAAAAATATCGAACTTACAAAAGGCTCTCTAATTATTACATTAATAATAATTGCAATCGATACCATTTTTTACCTATTTATAAATTCTTGGAAAAAAATAAAAGAAGCTTAA
- a CDS encoding TrmH family RNA methyltransferase — protein sequence MDDDVLKRIGVLSKFITDEKKARIEKVLNLRTNYLTFVLEDIFQSQNASATIRTGEILGLSDVHVIEKKNKHTLNPDVTLGSSQWINLNKYKNAKFAIDRLKSDGYSIVATSLNPKSINLENLTINNKMAIFFGTELTGLSAEVLGAADLYVKIPMYGFTQSYNISVAVAIVMYSLLMRLRKSSIDYLLNEAEKSNLRLKYYRQVVKNYQFIENLINS from the coding sequence ATGGATGATGATGTATTAAAAAGAATAGGTGTTTTGTCTAAATTTATTACAGATGAAAAAAAAGCTAGGATTGAGAAAGTATTAAATCTTCGTACCAATTATTTAACATTTGTTCTAGAAGACATTTTTCAGTCTCAAAATGCAAGTGCTACTATTAGAACAGGCGAAATTTTAGGACTTAGTGATGTTCATGTCATTGAAAAAAAGAATAAGCATACTTTAAATCCAGATGTTACTTTAGGATCTTCACAATGGATAAATTTAAATAAGTATAAAAATGCTAAGTTTGCAATTGATAGGTTGAAATCTGATGGATATAGTATAGTGGCCACATCTTTGAATCCCAAATCAATAAATCTTGAAAATTTGACAATTAACAATAAAATGGCGATATTTTTTGGGACTGAATTAACAGGGCTTAGTGCAGAGGTATTGGGAGCTGCTGATTTATATGTAAAAATACCTATGTATGGGTTTACTCAAAGTTATAATATTTCTGTAGCTGTTGCAATAGTTATGTATTCTTTATTGATGCGCTTAAGAAAAAGTAGTATTGATTACTTGCTAAATGAAGCTGAGAAATCAAATTTGAGATTAAAATATTATAGACAAGTTGTTAAAAATTATCAATTTATTGAGAATCTTATTAATTCTTAA
- the secG gene encoding preprotein translocase subunit SecG — protein MDLVRFFIFIIFVIVSIFIILLVLIQDEQGDGIGGVFGGGSSSIFGAKSSSVAVKITGFFIALFFIFVVLLSFLNTRRADDSFLNDIKTENKNSSTFWDDENSESDANINEIKENNLKEK, from the coding sequence TTGGATTTAGTTAGATTTTTTATTTTTATAATTTTTGTTATTGTTTCGATTTTTATTATCCTTTTAGTTTTAATTCAAGATGAGCAGGGTGATGGAATAGGTGGTGTTTTTGGGGGTGGTAGTTCTTCTATTTTTGGGGCAAAGTCTTCAAGTGTTGCTGTAAAAATTACTGGATTTTTTATAGCACTCTTTTTTATCTTTGTAGTTTTGTTATCTTTTCTAAACACCAGAAGAGCAGATGATAGCTTTCTAAATGACATAAAGACTGAAAACAAGAATAGTTCAACTTTCTGGGATGATGAGAATAGTGAATCAGATGCTAATATTAATGAAATTAAAGAAAACAATTTGAAAGAAAAATAA
- a CDS encoding queuosine precursor transporter, translated as MFNEFLWFGVLFTTYSFLIIVSIFFKKNGLFAWVAVAIIIANIQVLKQITIFGINATLGNIIYTSSYIATDMLSEFYGEKTSKKAVYIGFISFIIFAVLTNAQIHFMSNRTQENFKSLGNIFSSMPALLLASLVAYLISQLNDVYLYQLIKKKFPRFLFFRTNGSTLISGLIDTTIFVGIATYFKVFPKQAFLNIVIFTYVIKAVAGVLGTPFIYFAKYIKLEK; from the coding sequence ATGTTTAATGAATTTTTATGGTTTGGCGTGCTATTTACCACTTATTCATTTTTGATTATTGTATCCATTTTTTTTAAAAAAAACGGATTATTTGCATGGGTTGCAGTAGCAATTATTATAGCAAACATTCAAGTTTTAAAACAAATTACAATATTTGGAATTAATGCTACATTGGGCAACATTATTTATACATCATCATACATTGCAACAGACATGCTCTCAGAATTTTATGGAGAAAAAACTTCAAAAAAAGCCGTTTATATTGGATTTATCAGCTTTATTATCTTTGCAGTATTAACAAATGCGCAAATTCACTTTATGTCAAATAGGACTCAAGAAAATTTTAAAAGTTTAGGAAACATTTTCTCTTCAATGCCAGCTTTACTACTAGCCTCTCTTGTTGCATACCTAATATCCCAATTAAACGATGTTTATCTATATCAGCTTATTAAAAAAAAATTTCCTAGGTTTTTATTTTTCAGAACCAATGGATCAACATTAATAAGTGGCTTAATAGATACAACAATTTTTGTAGGCATAGCAACATATTTCAAAGTATTTCCAAAACAAGCTTTCCTAAATATAGTAATTTTCACATACGTAATTAAAGCTGTAGCAGGTGTCTTGGGAACGCCTTTCATATATTTTGCAAAATATATAAAACTTGAAAAATGA